The Candidatus Woesearchaeota archaeon DNA window AGCTCTCCAAGTAAACAAAATCTGCTTTCTTGATTATCTCCAGCCCTTTGACTGACACGTCTTTCTCGTCATTCAGCCCTAATCCGATAAAGTATAATGCCATATCGTTATTATTCTCAGCTATTTTTTAAACTTATTGGAAAAAATATATGCGTTGTAGTGTTTTTTTCATAACTTATTTTCCTATTTCTCATAATTCCTCTCAATCAACTTGTAAAGCCTCATGATCTTAGAATCGGTAAATTCTTTAACAAGAGCAGTTCCACTAAATATAGATATGCCGAACTTATGATGAGAAACTGCCTTTCTTACAGCAAAAAAGGAATTGGCATAATTAATCCTGCGTTCATAAGAAATTTTGGTTTGCATGCCGGAACTTTTACATGTGTATGCTTTTACAGTCAATTCGTGATCAAGTACAACTGTGTTTGCCATATTAATGCTGCTCTGCGAACAATGCACGGTGGGAAGTTTTTCCCAATCAGTTGCCTCTTCTGCCAAAAGCAACACTTCATTCAAAGACAGTTCGTCAATCTTCATGCTCCGTTGGTGTAAAACTTGAATTTATAAATATTCCTTTTATTTGCTTTAAAACCGCAATAAATAAAAACAGCACGGCAATATTCAATAGTTATGTGCGGCATTATCGGAGTGTTCGGAAGGAAGAATGCAGAAGATCTTGTAAGTAAAGGCATGCTTGTTTTGAAGAACAGGGGCAAAGATGCAAAAGGCATTTATGTTAAAGATAACGGCTGTGTCGGCCATCTTCTTCACTCCATTGTCGGATTTGTAAAGCAGCCTTTAATAGGCAAAGGAATTTTTGGCTCTAACTGCGAGATTTATAACTGGAAAGAATTGAACAAAAAATACAGTTTAAACGCAAAAAATGACTCGGATCTTATTTTTAAGCTGCTGGAAAAAAGGGGTATTGAAAATATAAAAGATATTCTTGAAGAGCTTGACGGCGTTTATGCCTTTTTTTATTGGGCAGGAAACAATGTTTTTCTTGCAAGGGATATAATTGGGGAAAAGCCGGTATGGTTCTCAAATACAGGTGGATTTGCATTCGCATCTGAAAAGAAAGCGCTTGAAAGATTAGGCTATTTGGATATTGTTGAATTAAACCCTAGGCAGATATTGAAATACAATATAAAAGAAAACAGCATTCAGCCCATAAACAGTGATTTTTTCAGGATAGAGCCGGAAATAAAAGACAAGATAGAAACAATAAAAAACAATGTAAAAAGCCTTTTGATTGATGCAGTTGAAAAAAGAATCCCTGAAACAAAGTTCGGCTTATTATTTTCAGGCGGCCTTGATTCTGCAGTCATAGCCTGCATTTTAAAAAAGCTCGGTAAAGAGTTCAATTGCTACACATCAGTATTGGAAGACAATGAGATGAAGCAGCCGCATGACTTAATTGCTGCAAAATATGCTGCAGATGCCCTTGGCTTAAAATTGAATGTTGTGAAAATAAAATTGGATGATGTTGAAAAATACCTGAAAAAAATAGTCCCGTTGATCGAGGATTCAAATGTTGTTAAAGTCGGCGTTGCATTGACTTTTTTTGAAGCGTGCAGACAGGCAGGAAAAGACGGCTGCAGGGTTGTTTTCTCTGGCTTGGGATCAGAAGAAATCTTTGCAGGCTATAAAAGGCATAAGGATTCAGCAAACATCAACAAGGAATGCCTGTCAGGTATTTTAAAGCTCTATGAAAGGGACCTTTACAGGGACGATGTGATAACAATGTCCAACAACCTTGAGCTTAGGCTGCCTTTTCTGGATAAAAAAGTAGTCAGCTATTGTTTAAAAATACCTGGAGAATACAAAATAAAAAATAACCAGGAAAAATACGTTCTAAGGCTGGCTGCGAAGGATCTCGGATTGAAAAGAGAAATTTACGAAAGAAAAAAGAAAGCAGCCCAGTACGGCTCAAATTTCCACAAGGCAATTGAAAAGCTCGCAAGAAGAAATAAATTCGGATTAAAATCAGATTATCTGAGGCAATTCTACCCGGGACATAACTTAAAGCTAGGCGCATTAGTGAGCTCTGGAAAGGACAGCATCTATGCCATGTATGTTATGCTTAAACAAAATTACAAAATTGGGTGTATAATAACAATAAAAAGCAAGAATCCTGATTCATTCATGTTCCACACGCCTTCTGTTGATTTAGTCAGGCTGCAGGCTGAGTCAATGGGAATTCCTTTGGTTGAATTTGGAACAAAAGGCGAAAAAGAAGAAGAATTAAAAGATTTAAAAAATGCATTAGATATTGCAAAAAAAGAGCACAAAATAGAAGGCGTTGTAACAGGCGCGCTTTATTCAGCTTATCAAAGAGATAGAATTGAAAAAATCTGCGATGATCTTGGATTAAAAATATTCTCTCCATTATGGCACATCAGCCAGGAAACAGAGCTGAGAGAAATACTGAATGCAGGATTTAAGTTCATATTGGCGTCTGTTGCTGCTGATGGCTTGGACAAAAGCTTCCTCGGCAGAATAGTTGACGATGAATTTGTAGATAAATTGAAAAAAATAAGCGAAAAAAACAAGATGAACATTGCAGGAGAAGGCGGAGAATACGAGAGCTTTGTTGTTGACGGCCCGATTTTCAATAAAAAAATAGAGATCATTGACTCTGAAATAAAAGAAGAAAGCAGGAATACTGCAAAGCTTATAATAAAGAAAGCTGAATTAGTTGGAAAATAAGCCTATTGTTCGTCTTTGTGGTACAAATCCAAGAAAAGCACTTTATTTTCTTCTTTTATGTATAAATAAGACAGCCTAAAAGGATGCACATAAACCTCTCTAGTGCCTTTTCTGTCATATTGCATTGGTTTGCCCACTTCAGGATTCTCTCTGATTTTTGAAAATTGCTTTATTATCTTCTCTTTTAATGACCTATCCTTAATCTTAGAAAAAATCTCCTTAAAATAAGGATGAAATGTAGCACTTACCATTTTTCTACTTCTTTTAAGAAATCGTCAAAGTCCATCTCTATAAATTCTCCCCTTTCATATCTCTTCCAAGCTTCTTCCGTTCTTCTGGCAAATTCCAGATCCTCTTCAAGATTTTTATCCAGATCGCTTGCTTTTTCCATAATAAACTGGTGGTTGTTTTTTATAATGACCATCTTTTCTCCTTCGTTAATGCCTTCCCTCATCTCAGCAGGTATTACGATCTGACCTTTCGAGCTCATTCTTGTTATGGCAATGTCCATTTATATCACCTAGTAAGATTAATCTTACATGATATATAAACTTTTCGGTTTTTATTTTATTATTTCTTCAAAGGCAGATAATTGATATAAGGCTCGTAGTAGATTATAAAAGAAGAATAGTTTTTTATCAAATCTGAAAATTTATACCTCGATTCTCTCATAATGTCATGGAATTCTTCATTTGACTTGACCATAACCTCGAACTCAAGCTCTGCAATGCCTACTGCTTTAGTAATGTAAATGGTGCTGTTTAGCGATTTCAAGTAATATATTAGTTTTGAGATGTCCTCTTTCGATATGTTTGTCAAATTCAGGAAAACCTTATGATGCGTGTAGCCCAATTCCCTGTGGTTCAACTTTACATTAAATCCGAGGATTATTTTCTTTTTGAGCAGATTGTTTATTCTGTATTTTATGACTTTTGGATGTATCTTTAGTTCTTCTCCAAGCTCTAATAAGGATTTTCTTGCCCCCTTTCAGGTAAATTGTTTAGAGTTCGCCTATGGCCGCAAGTATTTTCTCATGACCTTTTATAAG harbors:
- a CDS encoding AbrB/MazE/SpoVT family DNA-binding domain-containing protein — protein: MDIAITRMSSKGQIVIPAEMREGINEGEKMVIIKNNHQFIMEKASDLDKNLEEDLEFARRTEEAWKRYERGEFIEMDFDDFLKEVEKW
- a CDS encoding diphthine--ammonia ligase is translated as MCGIIGVFGRKNAEDLVSKGMLVLKNRGKDAKGIYVKDNGCVGHLLHSIVGFVKQPLIGKGIFGSNCEIYNWKELNKKYSLNAKNDSDLIFKLLEKRGIENIKDILEELDGVYAFFYWAGNNVFLARDIIGEKPVWFSNTGGFAFASEKKALERLGYLDIVELNPRQILKYNIKENSIQPINSDFFRIEPEIKDKIETIKNNVKSLLIDAVEKRIPETKFGLLFSGGLDSAVIACILKKLGKEFNCYTSVLEDNEMKQPHDLIAAKYAADALGLKLNVVKIKLDDVEKYLKKIVPLIEDSNVVKVGVALTFFEACRQAGKDGCRVVFSGLGSEEIFAGYKRHKDSANINKECLSGILKLYERDLYRDDVITMSNNLELRLPFLDKKVVSYCLKIPGEYKIKNNQEKYVLRLAAKDLGLKREIYERKKKAAQYGSNFHKAIEKLARRNKFGLKSDYLRQFYPGHNLKLGALVSSGKDSIYAMYVMLKQNYKIGCIITIKSKNPDSFMFHTPSVDLVRLQAESMGIPLVEFGTKGEKEEELKDLKNALDIAKKEHKIEGVVTGALYSAYQRDRIEKICDDLGLKIFSPLWHISQETELREILNAGFKFILASVAADGLDKSFLGRIVDDEFVDKLKKISEKNKMNIAGEGGEYESFVVDGPIFNKKIEIIDSEIKEESRNTAKLIIKKAELVGK
- a CDS encoding type II toxin-antitoxin system RelE/ParE family toxin, encoding MVSATFHPYFKEIFSKIKDRSLKEKIIKQFSKIRENPEVGKPMQYDRKGTREVYVHPFRLSYLYIKEENKVLFLDLYHKDEQ